A genomic segment from Thermostichus lividus PCC 6715 encodes:
- a CDS encoding pirin family protein, with product MGFSVQVHGLTLNTGDGLAIDQEPQLLAEGISSAELLLFDVPASPEGSL from the coding sequence ATGGGCTTTAGTGTGCAGGTCCATGGCCTGACCCTCAATACCGGTGATGGCCTCGCCATTGACCAAGAACCCCAACTCTTGGCTGAAGGGATCAGCAGCGCGGAGCTTCTCCTGTTTGACGTGCCTGCAAGCCCTGAGGGGTCACTGTAG
- a CDS encoding Dps family protein encodes MTTTTTLKEQVLMTLKRQQANALVLYLNYKKYHWLTYGPLFRELHLLFEEQGAAVFASIDELAERSLILDGQPVADPADYLGTATVTPSSGQLTVKAMIEEAIANHELIITEMHQDADVATEAGDIGTADLYTRLVQTHQKHRWFLKELLAKGDGLVS; translated from the coding sequence ATGACCACTACAACGACGTTGAAAGAGCAGGTCTTAATGACCCTCAAACGCCAACAAGCCAATGCCCTCGTCCTGTACTTAAACTACAAAAAGTATCACTGGCTTACCTATGGCCCACTGTTCCGTGAGTTGCACCTGCTGTTTGAGGAGCAAGGCGCAGCCGTATTTGCCAGCATCGATGAACTGGCAGAGCGCAGCTTGATCCTAGACGGTCAACCCGTGGCCGACCCAGCAGACTACTTGGGGACGGCAACTGTGACCCCTTCTAGTGGCCAATTAACGGTCAAGGCCATGATTGAAGAGGCGATCGCCAACCATGAGTTGATCATCACCGAAATGCACCAAGATGCGGATGTGGCCACAGAAGCCGGGGATATTGGCACTGCGGATCTCTATACCCGCTTGGTGCAAACCCACCAAAAACACCGTTGGTTTCTCAAGGAGCTACTCGCCAAGGGTGACGGTTTAGTGAGCTAG
- the rplY gene encoding 50S ribosomal protein L25, with protein sequence MPRSLAIECHLRPEHSKPNALRRSGKTPAVLYGHNGSESVSLVVDTRAAEFLVRDARVQKTAIALSIPDLQWQGTVVLQEVQAHPARDTLYHLSFFAKAAN encoded by the coding sequence ATGCCCCGTTCCTTAGCAATTGAATGCCATCTGCGGCCTGAACATAGCAAGCCTAATGCTCTGCGGCGATCGGGTAAAACCCCGGCAGTGCTCTACGGCCACAATGGGAGTGAGTCAGTGTCCTTGGTGGTGGATACTCGCGCCGCGGAATTTCTGGTGCGGGATGCCCGAGTTCAAAAAACTGCGATCGCCCTTTCTATTCCCGATCTGCAATGGCAAGGCACGGTTGTGTTGCAAGAGGTTCAAGCGCATCCAGCTCGCGATACCCTCTACCATCTGTCATTTTTTGCGAAGGCAGCAAACTAG
- a CDS encoding TldD/PmbA family protein, with protein MPATLLRSAELAQLNYTPDGDRFDASWEPLLSTLLGLGRAAGADLVEFFLERNHYLGVLVEDDRLTSVSPRVSLGAGIRVFRGTSDCYVSTNDLSFQGLRVALEKALGLMGLLLPSAHAYVPEIHLELLRDYGQGEKEGWRSGCSPMAEVAEVLLAGSDRLRQTTTHLQSRRLSYFRDWQEVMVAASDGTFARDIRLTQSAVASVLCADGDHRASIGDRSGDTGNPNFLRQWDYSTLAENVAEAAGNMLYANYVESGTYPVIMANQFGGVIFHEACGHLLETTQIERGTTPFAQQKGQRIAHENLTAWDEGISLGAFGSIAMDDEGMPAQRTLLIENGILKNFLSDRAGSMRTGHPRTGSGRRQSYAYAAASRMRNTYIAPGEASVADLIASVDRGIYCKRMGGGSVGATGQFNFAVDEAYWIENGTIKQPLKGATLIGEAKEILQRISMSANDLALAPGFCGSVSGSIYVTVGQPHIKVDAITVGGR; from the coding sequence ATGCCAGCCACCCTTCTTCGTTCTGCGGAACTTGCCCAACTCAACTATACCCCGGACGGCGATCGCTTCGATGCCTCGTGGGAGCCCCTCCTTTCGACCCTCCTCGGTCTTGGACGGGCAGCAGGAGCCGATCTTGTCGAATTTTTTCTGGAGCGGAACCATTATTTAGGGGTATTGGTTGAAGATGATCGCCTTACCAGTGTGTCTCCCCGAGTGAGTTTAGGAGCCGGTATTCGCGTGTTTCGCGGCACCAGTGACTGTTACGTAAGCACCAATGATCTGAGCTTTCAGGGGTTACGGGTCGCCCTCGAAAAAGCCTTGGGGTTAATGGGGCTGCTGCTCCCCAGTGCCCATGCCTACGTGCCAGAAATTCACCTCGAGTTATTGCGGGACTACGGCCAAGGGGAAAAAGAAGGGTGGCGCAGTGGCTGTAGTCCGATGGCCGAAGTGGCCGAGGTGCTGCTGGCCGGTAGCGATCGCCTACGGCAGACCACGACCCATCTGCAATCTCGCCGCTTAAGCTATTTCCGGGATTGGCAGGAAGTGATGGTAGCCGCCAGTGATGGTACCTTTGCCCGTGATATTCGCCTCACGCAGTCAGCCGTTGCCTCGGTGCTCTGTGCCGATGGGGATCACCGCGCGTCCATTGGCGATCGCAGCGGCGATACAGGTAACCCCAACTTCCTGCGCCAGTGGGACTACAGCACCCTGGCCGAGAACGTGGCCGAAGCCGCAGGTAACATGCTCTACGCTAACTATGTCGAATCCGGCACCTATCCCGTCATCATGGCCAATCAGTTTGGGGGGGTCATTTTTCATGAAGCCTGTGGTCACCTGCTAGAAACCACTCAAATTGAGCGGGGCACCACCCCATTTGCACAGCAAAAAGGCCAGCGCATTGCCCACGAAAACCTAACAGCATGGGATGAGGGTATCTCCCTAGGAGCGTTTGGCAGTATCGCCATGGACGATGAAGGGATGCCCGCCCAGCGCACCCTCCTCATTGAAAACGGCATCCTCAAAAATTTCCTGAGTGATCGCGCTGGTTCCATGCGCACGGGGCACCCCCGCACTGGCAGCGGTCGCCGTCAAAGCTATGCCTACGCAGCGGCCTCACGGATGCGCAACACCTACATTGCTCCAGGGGAGGCCAGTGTTGCGGATCTAATTGCCTCTGTGGATCGCGGTATTTACTGTAAACGAATGGGGGGCGGCAGCGTTGGTGCCACCGGCCAGTTCAACTTTGCCGTTGATGAAGCCTACTGGATTGAAAATGGTACCATCAAACAGCCGCTCAAAGGGGCAACCCTCATTGGTGAGGCCAAAGAGATCCTGCAGCGAATTTCGATGTCCGCTAATGATTTAGCCCTAGCACCGGGATTTTGTGGCTCTGTGAGTGGCAGTATCTATGTCACTGTTGGGCAACCCCATATCAAAGTGGATGCGATTACCGTGGGGGGGCGTTAA
- a CDS encoding retropepsin-like aspartic protease family protein translates to MIQANPQQASALRSYRQELVRLQHLPRSAAVGHTAVMTSPSGIAPIVRRQNGIPVIQVTFNRRLRFEMMVDSGASMTVITRPMARALGITPAQVIDNLTFHTANGTVVLPIVYVQSISVAGLHRNRVPVAIAGLRCP, encoded by the coding sequence GTGATCCAGGCCAACCCACAGCAGGCCAGTGCCCTGCGGAGCTATCGCCAAGAATTGGTGCGTCTGCAACACCTACCGCGATCCGCCGCTGTGGGACACACAGCCGTGATGACTAGCCCCAGTGGCATTGCCCCCATCGTGCGGCGACAGAATGGCATTCCAGTGATTCAAGTCACGTTTAACCGGCGGTTGCGCTTTGAGATGATGGTGGACTCAGGTGCCAGCATGACAGTGATTACGCGACCCATGGCGCGTGCGTTGGGGATCACCCCTGCCCAAGTCATCGATAACTTGACATTTCATACGGCCAACGGAACGGTGGTGTTGCCCATTGTCTATGTTCAATCGATTAGTGTGGCTGGGCTGCACCGCAATCGTGTTCCTGTGGCGATCGCTGGGCTGAGATGTCCCTAG
- a CDS encoding proline-rich domain-containing protein, whose translation MGDRELIEQFVTDLLQKNSRMLSNRHLRVELTFDEVQLISYKDGMVARVKTDAPNLAIEVRDASPFRPLLEEVMVGHNIFQVGISKSAGFLRYEPRTIPEGYLVQYTEGGVLWKDRWARGKRRSALSGGGNSLGMDAMILYRGTWYPIQSVNAANGFISVRTLGGEATYSASDFVVWLKKEKSESEETPSQITAYKIGERLPDVDSAPTRILETTEIAAPATPTVEENTVLQPTPAAAADTDDYSIIAPPPVPAVAATTSAPPVAPQGYPQQSYEQSVGYPHPGYEYSQGYPQQSYEQSVGYPHPGYEYSQGYPQQSYEQSVGYPHPSYEYSQGYPQQGYEQSVGYPHPHYAANYPPQAYQHIDPNIQMALTYLQSSLAYLLQVEPKSPHIHAAIRATSMAIQNLLSILNH comes from the coding sequence ATGGGCGATCGCGAACTTATTGAACAATTTGTAACAGATCTACTCCAGAAGAATTCGCGAATGCTCTCGAATCGGCACTTGCGGGTTGAGCTAACCTTTGACGAAGTGCAACTTATCTCCTACAAAGACGGCATGGTGGCACGGGTCAAAACCGATGCCCCTAATTTAGCCATTGAAGTACGAGATGCATCCCCTTTTCGCCCCCTACTCGAAGAAGTCATGGTAGGGCACAACATCTTTCAGGTGGGTATTTCGAAGTCTGCGGGCTTTTTGCGTTACGAACCCCGTACCATTCCCGAAGGCTACCTAGTGCAATATACAGAAGGGGGTGTGCTCTGGAAAGATCGCTGGGCTAGGGGAAAACGGCGCAGTGCCCTCAGTGGTGGGGGGAATTCTTTGGGGATGGATGCCATGATTCTGTATCGCGGCACATGGTATCCCATCCAGAGTGTGAATGCCGCCAATGGCTTTATATCCGTTCGTACCCTTGGCGGTGAGGCCACCTACAGCGCCTCAGACTTTGTGGTTTGGTTAAAAAAAGAAAAAAGCGAGAGCGAAGAGACCCCAAGCCAAATCACTGCCTATAAGATTGGTGAGCGACTCCCTGATGTGGACAGCGCCCCCACCCGTATTCTTGAAACAACAGAGATCGCTGCTCCAGCTACCCCTACAGTTGAGGAGAATACAGTTTTGCAACCAACACCCGCGGCTGCCGCCGATACGGACGACTACTCCATTATTGCCCCCCCACCAGTACCAGCAGTAGCTGCAACCACGAGTGCCCCACCGGTGGCACCCCAAGGGTATCCGCAGCAAAGCTATGAACAATCAGTGGGCTATCCCCACCCCGGCTACGAGTATTCCCAAGGGTATCCGCAGCAGAGCTATGAACAATCAGTGGGTTACCCCCACCCCGGCTACGAGTATTCCCAAGGGTATCCGCAGCAGAGCTATGAACAATCAGTGGGTTACCCCCATCCCAGCTACGAGTATTCCCAAGGGTATCCGCAGCAGGGCTATGAACAATCAGTGGGCTATCCCCATCCCCACTATGCCGCGAACTACCCGCCGCAGGCCTATCAGCACATTGATCCGAATATCCAAATGGCACTCACGTACCTGCAATCGAGCTTAGCTTACCTATTGCAGGTGGAACCGAAAAGCCCCCATATCCATGCAGCGATTCGGGCAACCAGTATGGCGATTCAAAACTTACTCAGCATTCTCAACCATTAG
- a CDS encoding glycosyltransferase family 2 protein — translation MRRSSLSVEDGLLGLGAASLLGVLLLQLDWRNLWPNVVGLWHSGQATFRVDGTTPEALLMPALVWLAVTFLLKELSPKPTFWSRLIISVGLGVLGIRYELWRLFATLNLDDLLNGSISVALFLAELLTVTNTVAFFFHCIFSIDRSPEADRLSQAVLRGEYVPWVDVILPTYNEGVDILRRSVIACQAMDYPHKRIYLLDDTRRPAVRALAAELGCGYRDRPDNRHAKAGNINHALPSLSGELIAVFDADFMPTRNFLTRTVGFFQDAKTALVQTPQHFFNEDPVAVNLGLEGILSNEQNLFFRFIQPSRDYFDSVVCCGTCFVIRRSALDEIGGIPTDSITEDYMTSIKLQALGYRVKYLNEALSAGMSPETISAYINQRLRWGQGTLQMLFLGGNFLTAPNLGILQRLSHALSLIYWLLSIPRVLFLLVPLAFLIFGLAPLRATINEILYFYVPYYLGNIMAFSWLTEGRRSAFWSDVYETIICFPMALTVVRTLIRPSGKTFKVTPKGVVDPHRIHINWPLISPLLIVAVLTILGLIYRSSSLQDTIVNPDSLAVNMVWSAYNLSLLLICMLVAIDVPQRRFIRFLRREPCELYLGGDRYFGHTVDLSEGGARLMLERCKLSHKVKAVATDSGQFRFCPPSELGDLWLAAELRWYDCKQLMALRQGCDRAVAVGICFVELSLAEQRRLIPYLYCQPGQWDEIRVPEIKTAWAMLQALLRLHPLAESR, via the coding sequence ATGCGCAGGTCATCTTTATCCGTAGAGGATGGGTTACTTGGGCTTGGTGCGGCATCCCTGTTGGGGGTGCTGCTCCTGCAACTCGACTGGCGTAACCTCTGGCCGAACGTCGTTGGTCTCTGGCATAGTGGCCAAGCAACGTTTCGCGTCGATGGCACCACCCCCGAAGCACTGCTCATGCCAGCATTGGTTTGGCTTGCGGTTACCTTTTTACTCAAAGAGCTATCCCCTAAGCCCACATTCTGGTCGCGGCTGATCATCAGTGTCGGCCTTGGCGTGCTGGGGATTCGCTACGAGTTGTGGCGGTTATTTGCCACCTTAAATCTGGATGATCTGCTCAATGGCAGCATCTCTGTGGCGCTGTTCCTAGCGGAACTGCTCACAGTTACCAATACGGTGGCTTTTTTCTTTCACTGCATTTTTTCTATTGATCGCAGCCCCGAAGCGGATCGTCTTAGCCAAGCGGTGCTGCGGGGGGAGTATGTACCGTGGGTCGATGTGATTTTACCCACCTACAATGAGGGGGTGGATATTCTGCGGCGCTCCGTCATTGCTTGCCAAGCCATGGACTATCCCCACAAACGGATTTATTTACTGGATGACACCCGACGGCCAGCGGTGCGCGCCCTTGCAGCGGAATTAGGCTGTGGGTATCGCGATCGCCCCGATAACCGCCACGCCAAGGCTGGTAACATTAACCATGCGCTCCCCAGCCTCAGCGGTGAGTTAATTGCGGTGTTTGATGCCGATTTTATGCCCACCCGTAACTTCCTCACCCGTACCGTGGGCTTTTTCCAAGATGCCAAAACAGCCTTGGTGCAGACCCCGCAACACTTCTTCAATGAAGACCCAGTGGCGGTGAACCTAGGGCTAGAGGGCATCCTCAGTAATGAGCAAAACCTCTTCTTTCGTTTCATTCAACCCAGTCGGGATTATTTTGACTCGGTGGTCTGCTGTGGTACCTGTTTTGTCATTCGTCGCTCGGCGCTCGATGAAATTGGCGGCATTCCCACCGACAGCATCACCGAGGACTACATGACCAGCATCAAGCTGCAAGCTCTCGGCTACCGGGTAAAGTACCTCAATGAAGCCCTATCGGCAGGGATGTCTCCTGAGACCATTAGTGCCTATATCAACCAACGACTGCGCTGGGGACAAGGGACGTTGCAAATGCTGTTCTTGGGCGGGAACTTTCTTACAGCTCCCAATCTGGGGATTTTGCAACGGCTCTCCCACGCGTTGAGCCTTATCTACTGGCTTCTCTCTATCCCACGGGTGTTGTTTTTGCTGGTACCCCTCGCCTTTCTAATCTTTGGCTTAGCGCCTCTGCGAGCCACCATCAATGAAATTCTCTATTTCTATGTTCCCTACTATCTTGGCAATATCATGGCCTTTTCGTGGCTAACGGAGGGGCGCAGATCTGCCTTTTGGTCTGATGTCTATGAGACGATTATCTGCTTCCCCATGGCCTTAACAGTGGTGCGGACGCTCATCCGCCCTAGTGGTAAAACCTTTAAGGTCACGCCGAAGGGGGTTGTGGATCCCCATCGTATTCACATCAATTGGCCATTGATTTCCCCCCTCTTGATTGTTGCTGTTCTTACAATTTTGGGGCTCATCTATCGCAGTTCCAGCTTACAGGATACGATTGTGAATCCCGACAGTTTGGCGGTGAATATGGTTTGGTCGGCGTATAACCTGTCGCTGCTGCTGATCTGTATGCTGGTGGCCATTGATGTACCCCAACGGCGCTTTATCCGCTTCCTGCGCCGTGAACCCTGTGAGTTATACCTCGGGGGCGATCGCTATTTTGGTCATACCGTTGATCTATCGGAAGGAGGCGCACGGCTGATGTTGGAACGGTGCAAACTTTCCCATAAGGTAAAGGCCGTCGCTACCGACAGCGGCCAATTTCGGTTTTGTCCCCCCAGTGAGCTAGGGGATTTGTGGCTGGCGGCGGAATTGCGCTGGTACGACTGCAAACAATTAATGGCACTGCGACAGGGGTGCGATCGCGCCGTGGCGGTGGGCATTTGCTTTGTGGAACTCTCCTTGGCAGAGCAACGCCGCTTGATACCGTACCTTTACTGCCAGCCTGGCCAATGGGATGAAATCCGGGTACCGGAGATTAAAACGGCATGGGCGATGCTGCAAGCTCTGCTGCGCTTACACCCCCTTGCCGAAAGTCGCTAA
- a CDS encoding HlyD family secretion protein, with the protein MEVLPSPASAPVKPPELNQRRRIFRILRIGLGVTLIGLAIYLLWWRQRHVVSRVGYLNGTVITLYATIPGTATLNFLRPGDSLTAGTKIGIIRNDRNPQLETDRQNLETRLQVARSQRQALERKRKSRQALIQAMDRYQQSQQTLEVRYGQEAVRRSLGELRQAQEALAFARIEADRYSSLAQSGAVARQLADDAVSRAQQAAKIVESKQAELQRQQIALQAARQGLQLDASRTFSFPQIRLIDLQLEVVDLEVEILERETTIAELQREIANINRQLQLQRTAVITVPTTSVVWSVIHKTGTLGIPLAAGDPIVKLLDCQDVWATALVAERNNARLRVGQAATVRLLDGSDRRIKGYVRAIRGGPGKVEVGENIAVPPPDLVRNELAVDVQLDTLPPELSAQNFCGVGQSVEVVFGS; encoded by the coding sequence ATGGAAGTGCTGCCCTCCCCTGCCTCCGCGCCAGTTAAACCGCCTGAGCTTAACCAGCGCCGCCGTATTTTTCGCATTTTACGTATTGGGTTAGGAGTGACCCTCATTGGTTTAGCCATTTATTTACTGTGGTGGCGGCAGCGCCATGTGGTCAGTCGTGTCGGGTATCTTAACGGTACGGTGATCACCCTTTACGCTACCATTCCGGGAACCGCAACCTTAAATTTCCTGCGTCCGGGCGACTCCCTTACCGCTGGCACCAAAATTGGCATCATCCGCAACGATCGCAACCCACAGTTAGAAACCGATCGCCAAAATTTAGAAACCCGTTTACAGGTTGCCCGCAGTCAGCGCCAAGCCCTCGAGCGCAAACGTAAGAGCCGTCAAGCTCTGATTCAGGCAATGGATCGCTACCAACAAAGCCAGCAGACACTAGAAGTCCGCTATGGCCAAGAGGCGGTGCGGCGCAGTCTCGGCGAACTACGGCAAGCCCAAGAAGCCCTTGCCTTTGCCCGCATTGAGGCAGATCGCTACAGCAGTTTAGCCCAATCGGGGGCTGTGGCACGACAGCTAGCGGATGATGCTGTCTCCCGCGCCCAACAGGCTGCCAAAATTGTTGAGAGTAAACAAGCAGAACTCCAGCGCCAACAAATTGCCCTGCAAGCGGCACGCCAAGGACTGCAACTAGATGCCTCTCGCACCTTTAGTTTTCCGCAAATTCGCCTCATTGATTTGCAGTTAGAGGTGGTCGATCTGGAGGTCGAGATTCTAGAGCGCGAGACCACCATTGCCGAACTGCAGCGCGAAATTGCCAACATTAACCGGCAGTTGCAACTCCAACGAACTGCAGTCATTACCGTACCCACCACCAGTGTGGTTTGGTCGGTAATTCATAAAACCGGCACCCTAGGGATTCCGCTAGCAGCAGGCGATCCCATTGTGAAACTGCTAGACTGTCAGGACGTGTGGGCAACCGCCTTAGTCGCAGAGCGGAATAATGCACGACTGCGAGTCGGTCAGGCCGCCACAGTGCGCCTACTGGATGGTAGCGATCGCCGCATTAAAGGATATGTACGTGCCATTCGTGGTGGCCCTGGCAAAGTGGAGGTGGGGGAAAATATTGCTGTGCCCCCTCCCGATCTAGTGCGCAACGAGCTAGCGGTAGATGTTCAACTGGACACCTTGCCCCCAGAGCTAAGCGCCCAGAACTTCTGTGGCGTTGGCCAGAGTGTAGAAGTTGTCTTTGGCTCCTAA
- a CDS encoding response regulator transcription factor has protein sequence MERILLLEDETELAEPLGRVLHQEGYWVDLAHDGTTAHTYWQTQRPYSLLILDWMVPPPTGLELCTLLRQAGDDTPVLFLTARDTLDDRVCGLDAGADDYLVKPFELRELLARVRALLRRRQSTPSTVLCWQDLRLDLDNRLAYRGQQCVSLSEKEMTLLALFLQHPTELLTHEFIAKQLWPGQRVVNRNLLAAQIRLLRRKIEHPGEPSLIQTIYGQGYCLRPLASAQ, from the coding sequence GTGGAGCGCATCCTACTCTTAGAAGACGAAACCGAACTAGCGGAACCGTTAGGGCGAGTGCTACACCAAGAAGGGTATTGGGTTGACTTGGCCCATGATGGTACAACTGCCCACACCTATTGGCAAACTCAACGCCCCTACAGCCTGCTGATTTTAGATTGGATGGTGCCCCCGCCAACGGGGCTGGAACTCTGTACCCTGTTGCGCCAAGCAGGGGATGACACGCCCGTCCTTTTTCTGACGGCTCGTGACACCCTCGATGATCGGGTTTGTGGTCTCGATGCTGGTGCGGATGACTACTTGGTCAAACCTTTTGAATTGCGGGAGCTGCTGGCACGAGTGCGGGCACTACTACGGCGGCGACAAAGCACTCCGAGTACAGTGTTATGTTGGCAGGATTTACGGCTTGATCTCGACAATCGCCTTGCCTACCGTGGCCAACAGTGCGTTAGCCTCTCTGAAAAAGAGATGACCTTGCTGGCACTGTTCCTACAACACCCAACCGAGCTGCTGACCCATGAGTTTATTGCCAAGCAGTTGTGGCCGGGGCAACGGGTGGTGAATCGCAATCTGTTGGCAGCACAAATTCGCCTGCTCCGGCGTAAAATTGAGCACCCCGGTGAGCCTTCCCTGATCCAAACGATTTACGGTCAAGGCTACTGCCTCCGGCCTCTTGCCAGTGCCCAGTAA